One Nicotiana sylvestris chromosome 12, ASM39365v2, whole genome shotgun sequence genomic window carries:
- the LOC104241389 gene encoding uncharacterized protein, whose protein sequence is MENHAKVASQLEPWRELTGKVVMITGASSGIGREFCLDLSRSGCRIIAAARRVNRLKSLCDEINGFSSNSNESSLNQEVRAVAIELDVSANGPIIEDAVQKAWDSFGRIDALVNNAGVRGSVHSPLDLSEEEWDNIYRTNLKGAWLVSKYVCIRMRDANQGGSVINISSIAGLNRGQLPGGLAYASSKTALNTVMKMMAIELGPYKIKVNSISPGLFRSEITEGLMQKDWLHNIALRTIPLRTHGTSDPALTSVVRYLIHDSSEYVSGNIFIVEAGATLPGVPIFSSL, encoded by the exons ATGGAGAATCATGCTAAAGTGGCTAGCCAGCTGGAGCCATGGCGAGAACTCACCGGTAAAGTGGTGATGATCACCGGCGCATCATCGGGAATCGGCCGAGAATTCTGCCTCGATTTGTCCAGATCTGGTTGTAGAATCATCGCCGCTGCTCGCCGTGTTAATCGATTGAAATCTCTCTGCGATGAGATCAATGGATTCAGCTCAAACTCGAACGAGTCAAGTTTGAATCAGGAAGTGCGAGCCGTAGCAATAGAGCTTGACGTTAGCGCCAATGGTCCGATCATTGAAGACGCCGTGCAGAAAGCTTGGGACTCCTTTGGACGAATTGATGCTTTGGTTAATAACGCCGGTGTTAGAG GCAGCGTGCACTCTCCACTGGATTTGTCAGAGGAGGAATGGGATAACATCTATAGAACGAACCTAAAAGGGGCATGGTTGGTGTCCAAATATGTTTGTATACGGATGCGAGATGCTAATCAAGGAGGATCTGTTATTAATATCTCTTCTATTGCTGGTCTTAATCGTGGGCAATTACCAGGAGGTCTTGCTTATGCTTCTTCAAAGACTGCTCTTAACACTGTGATGAAG ATGATGGCAATTGAATTGGGACCATACAAGATCAAAGTGAACTCAATATCACCAGGACTTTTCAGATCTGAGATAACAGAGGGCCTCATGCAAAAAGACTGGCTCCACAATATTGCATTGAGAACCATTCCCTTGAGAACTCATGGAACATCAGATCCGGCTTTGACTTCAGTGGTGCGTTATTTAATCCACGACTCTTCAGAATATGTTTCAGGAAACATTTTCATAGTAGAAGCTGGAGCTACTTTACCAGGTGTCCCAATTTTCTCATCCCTTTAG
- the LOC138883603 gene encoding uncharacterized protein, which translates to MVDFDVILGMDWLSLYHVILDCHAKTVTLALPDLPHLEWRGTPGHSTHSVISYVKARCMVVKRCLAYLAFVRDSSIEVPSIDSVLVVREFLEVFPLDLLGMPPDRDIDFCIDLAPSTQPISIPPYRMAPPELKELKEQLQEFLGKGFIRPSISPWGASVLFVKKKDGSMRMCIDYWQLNKATIKNKYPLSRIDDLFDQLQGAKIWRHYLYGVTCEMYTDHKSLQYLFKQKKLNLRQRRWLELLKDYDVTILYHRGKANVVADALSRKSASMGSLAFIPVSQRPLALDVQALANRFVRLDISEPSRMLAYTVARSSLLEHIRDRQFDDPHLCVLRNTVQRGGAKQVTLDDDGVLRLQGRVCVPNIDEIRELILAKAHSSRYLIHPSTAKMYQDL; encoded by the exons atggttgacttcgatgttatattggggatggactggttatccctgTATCATGTTATCTTGgactgccatgccaagaccgtgaccttagccttaccagatttgccccatttagagtggagagggactccaggtcactctacccatagtgttatttcgtatgtgaaggctcggtgtatggtcgtgAAGagatgtttggcttatttggctttcGTGCGCGATTCTAGtattgaggttccttctattgattcggtactcgtggttcgtgagtttcttgaggtCTTTCCTTTAGACCTactggggatgccacccgacagggacattgatttctgcattgatctggctccgagcacccagcccatttctatcccgccgtatcgcatggccccgccagagttgaaagagttgaaggagcaattgcaagaaTTTCTtgggaagggtttcattagacccagcatttcgccttggggtgcgtcggtgttgtttgtcaagaaaaaggatggttcgatgaggatgtgcattgattactggcAATTGAATAAGgctacaatcaagaataagtatccattgtcaaggattgacgacttatttgatcagcttcagggtgccaag atttggaggcactatctgtacgGCGTGACGTGTGAGAtgtacactgatcacaagagtcttcagtacttgttcaagcaaaagaagttgaatttgaggcagagaaggtggttggaattgttgaaagattatgatgtcACCATTTTATATCACcgggggaaggccaatgtggtggccgatgctttgagtaggaagtcagctagtatgggcagtcttgcttttATTCCGGTCAGtcagaggccgcttgctttggatgttcaggctttggccaatcgatttgtgaggttggatatttctgagcctagtcggatGTTAGCTtacacggtcgctcgttcttcattattggagcatattcgtgatcggcagtttgatgatccccatttgtgtgttctTAGaaacacggtgcagcgtggaggtgccaagcaggttaccttagatgatgatggagttttgcgATTGCAGGgacgagtttgtgtgcccaatattgatgagattcgagagttgatcttagcgaaggcccatagttcccggtatttgATTCATCCgagcaccgcgaagatgtatcaggatttgtga